Proteins encoded within one genomic window of Bacteroidota bacterium:
- a CDS encoding T9SS type A sorting domain-containing protein, protein MKSKFYMKWNALHARVAAMSFAILLLFNLHSDAQTVYTFTSAAATGVNGPTQAQVNTAYTSTTLAGAVTVVSNGIQQWTVPATGNYTIEGYGAQGGNGTGFSLIGGRGAYIKGTFNLTAGTVLNIVVGQIGADASSGSSGGGGTFIYTGAIGGAGLMIAAGGGGGTGHNVANGGNGSATSTPVSSGTGRGDGGYQGLGMGGNGGSGVGGYSATWNNAAAGGTGWGSSGLAGFFQGDVTYQSNPGTRFTGGYHGTVNTDFPGGFGGGGGCGGWGYSGGGGGGYTGGGGGDDWDGNSGPCSCGHGGGQGGGSFNSGTSQTNTAGVRSGDGTLIITNIYSATTAVSSPITCNGASNGSLTVTVTGGTSPYTYSWAPTGGTAATASGLSAGTYTVTVTDATSAVTTSTFNLTQPSVISTSVSSQTNVSCNGGSNGVINVFVTGGTPGYAYSWAPLGGSMATASGLPAGTYTCTVTDANGCTATQPAVITQPTAITTSVSAQMNITCNGGNNGSATVTPSGGTPAYSFSWSPSGGTSASASSLPVGSYTCTVSDANGCTVTQTVMITEPTAIVTSVSSQTNATCNGNMDGSATVAASGGTGAYTYMWSPTGGSTAMATGLGAGSYSCTITDANGCTATQTLSITAPMTVTSSVSSQMDATCNGGSDGSATVMASGGTGPYTYAWSPMGGNAAMAAGLSAGTYSCLVTDMNGCTTTQTVMIAEPSPIIVTTMGTDPTGCGANDGSITMSVNGGTPGYTFMWSNSATTQNISGLTAGTYTCIITDMNGCSANGSATLVDPNPPTVTLNIPTSTICFDDATLALTGESPSGGTFSGSGVTGNSFDPSVAGNGTQVITYMFTATNGCSGTAMDSIVVDPCTGIRNANSNSTWNLYPNPTTGEIFITGSLHQEVRVQCFTSDGRMIRDFMMIPNDNSKFSLSNEASGLYLVRIISSEKTESFRITKQ, encoded by the coding sequence AAATGGAATGCATTGCATGCACGTGTTGCGGCAATGAGTTTTGCGATCCTGCTGTTGTTCAATCTTCATTCAGATGCGCAAACTGTTTACACATTTACCAGCGCGGCTGCCACTGGCGTTAATGGCCCTACGCAGGCGCAGGTGAACACAGCTTATACTTCAACAACACTTGCCGGAGCTGTTACTGTTGTAAGTAATGGAATTCAGCAATGGACAGTACCTGCAACAGGAAATTATACCATTGAAGGATACGGAGCGCAGGGAGGAAACGGAACCGGATTTAGCCTGATCGGTGGAAGAGGCGCTTACATCAAAGGAACATTTAATCTCACTGCTGGAACTGTTCTCAATATTGTTGTAGGACAGATCGGCGCTGATGCAAGTTCAGGAAGTTCTGGTGGCGGCGGAACTTTTATTTACACAGGTGCAATTGGCGGCGCAGGATTAATGATCGCTGCCGGTGGTGGTGGCGGAACAGGACACAACGTTGCGAATGGTGGAAACGGAAGTGCAACGAGTACTCCCGTTAGCAGCGGAACAGGAAGAGGAGACGGCGGATACCAGGGATTAGGAATGGGTGGAAATGGTGGATCAGGTGTTGGAGGATATTCTGCAACGTGGAATAATGCTGCAGCTGGTGGTACAGGTTGGGGAAGTAGTGGACTCGCAGGATTTTTCCAGGGCGATGTTACTTATCAGAGTAATCCGGGAACAAGATTCACCGGAGGATATCATGGAACTGTGAATACAGATTTTCCCGGCGGATTTGGTGGAGGTGGTGGTTGCGGTGGTTGGGGATATTCTGGTGGTGGTGGCGGTGGATACACTGGTGGCGGTGGTGGAGATGACTGGGACGGAAATTCCGGGCCGTGCTCTTGCGGCCATGGCGGTGGACAAGGTGGTGGAAGTTTCAATTCAGGAACAAGTCAAACCAATACTGCCGGTGTAAGAAGCGGGGACGGAACTCTGATCATCACTAACATTTATTCAGCTACAACTGCAGTTTCATCACCAATCACTTGCAATGGCGCATCGAATGGTTCTCTTACTGTAACGGTGACCGGCGGAACGAGTCCTTATACTTATTCATGGGCGCCAACAGGAGGAACTGCTGCAACGGCTAGTGGATTATCTGCGGGAACTTATACCGTAACCGTAACTGATGCTACTTCCGCAGTTACTACAAGTACATTCAATCTTACACAACCGTCAGTAATCTCTACTTCTGTTTCTTCGCAAACGAACGTTTCCTGCAATGGCGGATCGAACGGAGTGATCAACGTTTTTGTTACCGGTGGAACACCCGGCTACGCTTACTCGTGGGCGCCATTGGGGGGAAGTATGGCAACGGCATCCGGCCTTCCTGCAGGAACCTATACCTGCACGGTCACCGATGCGAATGGTTGTACTGCAACACAACCTGCCGTCATAACACAACCAACGGCAATTACAACTTCTGTTTCGGCTCAAATGAACATTACCTGCAACGGAGGCAACAACGGATCTGCAACCGTCACTCCTTCCGGAGGAACTCCGGCCTATTCTTTTTCCTGGTCACCATCGGGAGGAACCTCTGCATCGGCTTCCAGCCTGCCGGTAGGGTCATATACCTGCACGGTCAGCGATGCCAATGGTTGTACTGTAACACAAACCGTGATGATCACAGAACCTACGGCTATCGTTACTTCGGTTTCTTCACAGACGAATGCAACCTGCAATGGAAACATGGACGGATCTGCAACAGTTGCTGCTTCGGGCGGAACCGGCGCTTATACTTACATGTGGAGTCCGACCGGTGGTTCTACGGCTATGGCAACGGGACTTGGTGCCGGAAGTTATTCCTGCACGATCACGGATGCCAATGGTTGTACTGCAACACAAACACTCAGCATCACAGCACCGATGACGGTCACGTCTTCCGTTTCCAGCCAGATGGATGCTACATGCAACGGAGGAAGCGACGGATCAGCTACGGTAATGGCTTCCGGAGGAACCGGGCCTTACACTTACGCGTGGAGTCCAATGGGAGGAAATGCTGCAATGGCAGCAGGACTTTCAGCCGGAACTTATTCCTGCTTGGTCACGGATATGAATGGTTGTACTACAACACAAACCGTTATGATCGCTGAACCTTCGCCGATCATTGTAACAACAATGGGAACTGATCCTACCGGATGCGGCGCAAATGACGGGTCTATAACCATGTCTGTGAACGGCGGAACACCCGGATATACTTTCATGTGGAGCAACAGTGCGACGACACAGAATATTTCCGGACTCACCGCAGGAACCTACACCTGCATCATTACCGACATGAACGGATGCAGCGCGAATGGAAGTGCAACACTGGTGGATCCGAATCCTCCAACGGTGACTTTGAATATTCCGACTTCGACTATTTGCTTCGATGATGCCACACTCGCATTGACCGGTGAATCTCCTTCGGGCGGAACATTCAGCGGAAGTGGTGTAACCGGAAATTCATTCGATCCTTCGGTTGCGGGAAACGGAACACAAGTGATCACTTATATGTTCACTGCCACCAATGGATGCTCCGGTACAGCAATGGATTCTATAGTTGTTGATCCTTGTACAGGAATCCGGAATGCAAATTCCAATTCAACATGGAATCTTTATCCGAACCCTACGACGGGCGAAATTTTCATCACAGGTTCATTGCACCAGGAAGTCCGTGTACAGTGTTTCACCTCTGATGGAAGAATGATCCGTGATTTCATGATGATCCCGAATGATAATTCGAAATTCAGTTTGAGCAATGAAGCGAGCGGGCTTTACCTCGTGCGCATCATCTCTTCTGAAAAAACAGAATCGTTCAGGATCACCAAACAATAA